The genomic DNA TTTAAAGCAACTAAAGTCTCAACAAAGCGTTGCCTTCTTTACGGACTTAATTCATAGAATCGAAGCATCataatatatactgtatatatcgTGAGAAACAATATATGTTGCAATATGCAAAGAACGTTATCATTTGtatatttaataaatgaaaGTAATAGTTGGTAAGACCGACCCAAATAAGATTTATATTGAAGGCAAACCTATCAATGCATCCCACGAGAGCATTGAGATTTAGTTTTTAGAAGACAAAGACATATTGACGGCCATTGataatattattaagaaaatcCACACTTGAAAAGGATATAAATAAGTAATTATATATTCGATATCGTCagtttctaaaataaaatagtagtataaaagaagaaaaaattaatataggaGAACTTTAGTTTTCTTGTCAACTCacgaagaacaaaaacaagacttaTCTTGCATAGTTCGTATTGCAAGTTCGCAACTTGTATATATTaacttctttaacaaaaaatggaaaactATACATCAACTAAAAATATTGGACGGCTTTGAAACTGTTCTGAAAAGTGAAATTTAGCAAACTAAACTTTTTCATCTTGCATAATCTGACTTTATAGTGAACAAGttgtatttgtgttttgtttcaataagttggctcaaaagaaagaaaaaaggaacaCTTATCGGGCTTAGAGTCTCTGGACTAAAGCCCCATGCAAGCTTTAGTGggcttccactgaaaaacctcaaataaattaatatgtagGGTTGGttaattttaaatcttaatatagacataatgacatatgtatatatatacacgttgTTACAAAATGCAGCTTTAGTTTAGTGTTCATCCAAAGAGAACTATAAATAGTAAAGAACTTGACCATATCCAAGAAAAACACTAGTTGAAGTAAGTAGAAACTAAAAGCTGACGGATTAAAAGACGAATAATAATGTctactatttttggaaaactggaaaataaaaaagacaaccAAAGTAAAAACTGTTCCTTAAGTTCATtgaaaatgaaactaaaattaaagtgagaaaacaaaagataaagtaGTAAAGTTGTCCCTATATAAAGATACACTAGCCTTTTTTTAGAAGCTTCACCTAAAATATGTTACAATAGTCAATCGAATAAATGCTTTGtctatcaatatataaaaaaggttttaaaaaaaacaccatAATTATTCAATCTCAATTGCCAATATTAGTCTCAGAGATTCCTCAATACTTATAagagaattatttttattttcgtcAAATTATGGTcgagtttcttttgtttattccaTTAGTTTCATcagattatattttaaaaaaattctagtactattgaaaatgttaaaatgcATAACATACACTAATTTATACTAGTGTATTAAATTTGCATAGCTAGGagtagaaaattttaatttatcctcacttttgttatttcttttcaCTAGATCGCCATCTCTGGTTTATCCATATCGGCAAAAATCCATATATAACCATATTAGTTTACAATTGCTTTATCCACATTTCAAAGACGCAAATGTAAGGAGTATGATAATGAGCTATTTTGCTATGTGATTACTCAGAGTGTCTAAATTGAATAGAGAACTTATCGAAAACTTTATGAAAGAGTGGATCTCTTGCGGAAATGATTGTAGTGCGGGCCAAAGCTGATTCCttgtaacatatatatgttgAGACTTATAGTGTTGCCGTTTAAAagatcattaaaatatattaccaATCAAGAGCAAAAAAACGAGTTCGCTCTAATTCTCTCAGACACTATAATCGAGGCGCCTCCCTCATCACCATTCTCTGGCGCCGGTAGAGCTccggctcgccggcgtcgggatctcTCGATCTTTCTGTTCTGCTATTTCTCTTTCTACCCTGTTAGCTCctttaaactttcttttttctccttttgtgttcttcttttgtgtCCCGACCAAACCTCTGCAACTAACCTAGATCTAGACGAAGGCTTGTCCGTACGCCAATATAGAAGGATCTGGAGTTCGGTGAACCCCATCCTCACCTATTCTCGCCCAGCCTTGCCGTCGACGGTTCCAATGTCCCTGTGTTTCTATCTCCTCCGATCCGGTTTGTGCTTCGCCCCTGAAGCTTCCTCTTCCCCCACGGCTCCTGAGCTGTTGTTTGGCGAGGAAGCTCCCAGAGATGTGACTTATCTCCGTTTGTGGACTCACGTCTCTAAGATCTATCACACTGCGAGCTTGGTAGACCCATGTCAACTCCCCTGGCCATCCCCAAAGTCTTTTGGATCTCTGCGGTTGAGCTCAGGACTTGAATTTGGTTTGTTAACATCCCAAACGGTACTACCCATCCTCCAAAATCCCAGGTCTACTCCTTCTATCCCTCTGTTAGCTAGTAAACATTTCTTAGGTTCTTTGGTAGAACTTggtgtccgaagactgcatctGAGAATCCATTTACCTAGAATGATTTGTGTTAACTTAGAGTATGGGATAGCCCGGGTATCTGCTCAAACTGTGAACTCGATTGTTAACTGTAAGAACCACAACCCGTTTATCTCTATGCTAAGTAGCGTGGCTAGTTCTCAACAACATCCCATCAACCGCACCACTTTGGTGCTAAACCCAACCCACCAGTCTAAGCCTAAATCATATCCTTGGCTAGTCATGGCTCTAGGTTCACTTGTATGGTCTGTTGTAAAAATCTTGAAGTATTATGGTCTTTTGCCCTGTTTCTCAACTCCTGCATCCGACGACTTCAAGCAAACTTTCTGCAGCTCCATCCTCATCACTCGGACTGTCTATTATCGAAGCTACTCCTGGTGCTACCAGTTTGTTCCTGAACCTCCGCTTTGGTTGTTAAAACATCCTACCCTTGACCATCAAACCTTGGTCTACCGAACCCTTGCCAATGTGGTGCTCTTGTTAGTGCCCCTCGCTCCGGTGAGTTTATTGGTTTTGGCTCTGCTATTAACGTCACAATGTCTCTCGACCGTGACTATCTTGTCATCCACCGACTTTCTCGAGGATGAACAATCGAGCTACCGTGATCTCTCATGTTCCAAGCCGCTTCTTAGTGACTGTTTCATAGCTCTCATGGACTCTATCTCGATGATATCTATCTATCTCTTtatggcattggggaatgcccaTCTTTGTAATCTTTATTTCAGTTTAAACTTTGAGATCTCTGCATCTCTTTCCTTTATATTTGCtttgatttgaatgaatgaaagcatctggttgttcaaaaaaaaaaaaaatagtgttgcCGTTTTGGATTTTTGcaaaattctttaattttgacatggtaaaagatataaaatatatgtgaaaACATCAAAACGACATATAAGAAAACAGGAGAAGTATAAAAGAGTAAACCAAAAATGTGatagaattaaaccaaaaagagcACCATATACCATTATGTTATTGTCTTTAATAAATTGATTAGGGTAtataattttgaacaaaaatgTAAGAAATAAATGTCGCTAATCCATTAACGATAGAGAAACAAAATCCCAGAGTTCATAAATCTGTGTTTCAGAAAGtacatcaaatattttttaaaaatgtaaaaaaaaaaaaaaaatactgttaaattaaatgatatataacaCAAACTGTATATACACACAAGCCActtccaaaaaaataacaaaaaaaaatggagaagaaaaaagaagattcaCACACCTTATAAATTTACAAAGATGATTTTATATATGACCATATGCATGTTGCTGAGTCTGAAGCTGGTTACATGGCCACATACCAACATTTGTAGCCTCTGTACCGAAAAAATTGGTCTCTGATTTGATGTCACTAAATAACGATGAATTTGAATGATTTGATATTGCGAATGGATTTTGGTTTTCCTCCATTGCTAATCCCCAATTCAGATTGTTCCCAGTTCCAAAAAATGTTgaactgttgttgttgtagttacTCTCTTGAATTTGCTGCTGCTCTGTCATCATTGGCCCGGTTGAGAATGAGTTCTCCAATTCGATTAAACCGAGATTTGAGGATCTGTAACCGGTTAAAACGGAGGAGAACATTGAACCGGGTAGCACCACTGCACTAGGGACGTTTTCATCGacatggtgatgatgatgttggttTCTTCCGGTTTGTGGAATCCAGATACCGAGGTCTGAACCGGTTGCGATTCTCGAACCGTTTTCTAGACTTAACCGTTGAAAACCGAAATTTCCGGTATATAGATGATCactgttgttgttttggttagTACTACAAGTGGTGGTACTAGAGGAGCCTTCAGTCTCAACGAGGTGGTTGTGGTTGTAGGTCTGCTGACTCTTTTCAACCGGTTTTGGTTTGTCATCTGAACCGGATTCGATTTCGGTTAAGAGCTTGTGTGTAATCGGGTCAATTCCTCTCAGcctcaatttcttcttcaagcAAGAATTCCACAGGTTCTTGATTTCATTGTCGGTTCTACCAGGAAGCTGTGCAGCTATCTGAGACCAcctgaaccgaaccaaatcaaaccaatattagttacatatatatatggatatgaTGAGAAATTCAATAATGATATggtatgaagtttttttttaagttttatttaccTATTGCCAAGAACGGCATGAAGTTCAATAATGAGATTCTCTTCATCTTGAGAAAATGCTCCTCGCTTCAAATCTGGTCTTAAATAATTTATCCATCTTAATCTACAGCTTTTTCCACATCTCTGCAAACCTAATcatttttacaagaaaaaaaagtcaagaatcGAATTAAGcagacataattaaaaaaaaaaaacaaaaaaaaaacaattttcataagtcaagaatcatatatatgtacCGGCTTGTTTAGGGACAGAGCTCCAGCAGCCATGGCCGTACTTAGTGATGTAACGAAGAagcttctcatcttcttcaggaGACCAAAGTCCTTTCCTCAGCTTCTGTTTGTAACAACACGAGTGTCTCCCCATCTATAGTTATGATAGATATATGTAAAAAAGATCGATCAGTTTGTATGTTTTCTTGAGAAAAAAGCTTTTGAAGTCAGCTTTCAGAGAAATCTTTAGTTCACAATAtgaggtgagagagagagatggagagagttTGAAGTGAGAAGATGAGAAAAGGAGAGGAGGATTTGGGGAAtataaggtttttgtttttggtacgTTGAAGTTTACACGagtcaagttttttttattttggttcttgATTGGTAGTATTGTACAATAGCtagtttaataaatatttcttattttatttttataaattataaatttatatataatagatgtagaaaacaaaaaagttgatAGCTTATGTTATCATTATGTCAATTACGGATTTTATAAACTTTCATGGCTGATATTGCGTAATTATTTATACGgtttttgtatgttatgttttgagattaaatttttctataaatgaaTGTTAATCCCACATATATTTGATATAGTAAGGATGGACATAAAAGTCACACTTTTCAGTAACTTATGGAAAACGAATAAAAGTAGAgataatacttttaaaaaactatgaaaagGATGTGACTGtgtgaaaaaattattattatttttcttttggtgtagAAGTAAATTATTAGCTTAGTTTCTTCTTAAGGGTTTGATTTTTGAACCACACGCTATCTTTTTGTTTGggagaaaatgtatatatatgtggatttatttattatatggaATATATTACGATAAAATTGGGGTTGAACTTTATTTAGAAACGTTGTCCACACATAGCTTGTAATATTTCGCATTTATGGTTTTGTAATAAATGTGCGTCTCGTCTAATTCTtctacataattattttttccagcCATTAAGTTCTTCGACATAAATAAACATGAGTCTTATCACATTTTCCACGTATAACATTTTGCAGATTTAAACCCTTTTTCAAGATTtatatgaacaaaatataaagtttCATGAATAGTGTTATATTGTCACTAGCTAGTTTCATTGTCCAGTAAAAAAGTATTAGTATTCTCgttgcaaaaataaaaagagtttctatattgtaagaaaaaaatacattacctcatatattaattttttaatcatgaCTGACACcttatttgaatatttgatattaaaaatatagatataagtGTATATGCAGTATATCCGATATGTAAACAGCaagttattttttattgagAAGAAAATAGTTAATAATTAGTTCCAATGATtaaagttaacaaaacaaaacaattcaattttatatttcattcaACTAAATATTTAATCACTTCTGAAGAGTGTTTAACTAAGTTTGAACCAATATAATATTATTGTGCCAGGCATAAAACACACAATGATTCTGCGCCATTATtggttataatatattttaatttacttatgTGCATTAAGATATAAATATTAGTACCTTTGGTTTGCCCCCTTTAACTTTTATATTACTTGACTTACAATAATTAACTACACCTAGAACATCTATAATGAGTAAATATGTTATTGCTTTATCATACTCAAAACGAATAACTGtcgttttaaaattatttaataaagaCTAATAGTTATCTTATTCAAATActgtcagtttttttttaatcagttaGATGGAATATTTAGGATTATGACATGCAGAAACCAAATTCAACCAAACAGCAAATTAGATAAAAATGTATTCATGTTTTGTTAACCATTACATATACGGATATACCAAACTACTCGTCTAATGTTTTGTTAACCATTAGATAAAATTATGTCGCAATCTCAAGTTTCAAAATATCAGAAGACAACACATTATCGGTAACTAAATTAATGTGAAGAATTGATGTCAActtatttgtttagtttaaaaatcttattacaaTACTTTGTCCATTAtcatataaaaagtaaaattaaaagaaagattCGAT from Camelina sativa cultivar DH55 chromosome 2, Cs, whole genome shotgun sequence includes the following:
- the LOC104713252 gene encoding transcription repressor MYB6-like, producing the protein MGRHSCCYKQKLRKGLWSPEEDEKLLRYITKYGHGCWSSVPKQAGLQRCGKSCRLRWINYLRPDLKRGAFSQDEENLIIELHAVLGNRWSQIAAQLPGRTDNEIKNLWNSCLKKKLRLRGIDPITHKLLTEIESGSDDKPKPVEKSQQTYNHNHLVETEGSSSTTTCSTNQNNNSDHLYTGNFGFQRLSLENGSRIATGSDLGIWIPQTGRNQHHHHHVDENVPSAVVLPGSMFSSVLTGYRSSNLGLIELENSFSTGPMMTEQQQIQESNYNNNSSTFFGTGNNLNWGLAMEENQNPFAISNHSNSSLFSDIKSETNFFGTEATNVGMWPCNQLQTQQHAYGHI